Proteins encoded in a region of the Salmo trutta chromosome 34, fSalTru1.1, whole genome shotgun sequence genome:
- the LOC115173423 gene encoding piggyBac transposable element-derived protein 4 translates to MPAFRCRKMQRGEVEFKENSQQVAVKWHDKRDVHVLSTVHTATMSATGKVDHLTGELKIKPDCVLHYNVKMGAVDKADMINSFVECARKTTKWYKKIFFHLIDTVALNGYIVHRQLTGKVITYQKYRENLMRELLEEHHTPRRPSTGGRPAADNPLRLTARHFPCKVPQTRRHCKVCLSGTRKRKHRRLTNYVFSL, encoded by the exons AAGATgcagagaggggaggtggagttcAAGGAGAACAGTCAACAGgtggcagtaaagtggcatgacaaacgagacgtccatgtcctctctactgtccatacagcaaccatgtctgccacagggaaggtggaccacctgacgggagagTTAAAGATCAAACCAGACTGTGTGCTTCACTATAATgtcaaaatgggggcagtggataaggcagacatgataaacagctttgtggaatgcgcTCGGAAAACTACCAAGTGGTATAAGAAGATATTTTTCCATCTGATCGACACTGTGGCCCTCAATGGCTACATAGTTCACCGCCAACTAACAG GTAAAGTAATTACCTACCAAAAGTACAGAGAAAACCTCATGAGAGAGCTTCTGGAGGAGCACCACACCCCTCGGCGCCCATCCACTGGTGGTCGTCCTGCTGCAGACAATCCCCTACGGCTCACTGCACGGCATTTTCCCTGCAAAGTCCCTCAAACACGAAGGCACTGCAAAGTTTGCCTGTCTGGCACCAGGAAAAGGAAGCATAGGAGGTTGACAAATTATGTGTTCAGCTTGTGA